Below is a window of Comamonadaceae bacterium M7527 DNA.
TTGCCAGCCACGTGCTGCAGTCCAGTGGTGACTTGCGCGCCGTACAAGAGCTATTGGGTCACGCCAACATCAGCACCACTCAGGTCTATACCCGGCTGGACTTCCAGCACTTGGCCGCTGTTTATGACCAGGCACACCCCAAGGCTAAAAAGTCGTCTTAGGTGGCGTTTTCTTGCAATAGCAAGTAGCAAGTGGCAAAAGCATCCCTGCGAAAGCCGCCTCGCGGCAAATTGCAGTCATTGCCCAGCGCAAAAACGGGTAGCATCCAATAGTCGTTCAGCGCAACGCCAGCAGATGGTCTGCCCAGGCAGGTGCGCACAGGAGGAGGACACCGTGAAAAAATTGATTCAATCAACGCTATTGGCAATGGGTTTGGCTTTGGGCTTGGGTGCGACTGCGCATGCCGATGAGCCCGTTAAGGTGGTTTACCACCTAAGTGATGGCGTCGAGCAAGCCGCGCGTGCCATGCAAAACATCAAAAACCACCTGGCCGCAGACCCTAGCGCAAAAATTGTGGTGGTCGGTCATGGCAAGGGTATTGACTTTATGCTGCTGGACGCCCAAACGCCCAAAGGCGGCAAGTTTGAAGGCTTGGTCTCTGGCCTGGCCGCGCAAGGTGTGGAGTTTGCCGCTTGTAACAACACGTTGGTGGGTCGCAACATAGACGCCAGCGCGCTGTTGCTTGAGGTCAAAGTTGTGCCGTCAGGCGTGGCTGAAGTGGCGCGTTTGCAAGCCAAACAGGGTTACGTCTACATCAGGCCTTAAGCCGCAGTCCAACCACATTCAGGCCCTCAATGGATGCTGAACTCGATTCAGCACCCATTGAGAGGCTGCGAGGTGCGCCCCGCATGGGCACCTCTCAAATGCACTACACTTTGGGCCCCTGAACAGCCGGTTGTTGGTGTGCAGCGCTTTCTTGAGCAAGATCTTGCGCCGTACAAAGCTGGTCGTTCAGGCGCTCGCAGTTGCAGGTCCAAATAGAGGTTGTCATGTCGTTAATTCCCGCCACCATACTCACAGGTTTTTTGGGCTCTGGTAAGACCACATTGCTCAAGCGCGTGTTGTCTGAGGCGCATGGCCAAAAAATCGCGGTTATCGAGAACGAGTTTGGCGAAGAAAATATAGACAACGAGATTTTGGTGAGTGACACCACCGAAAACATCATTCAGATGAGCAACGGCTGCGTGTGTTGCACCATACGCGATGACTTGCGCACCACGTTGCAAGACCTGGCCGAAAAGCGTCGCAAGGGCGAGCTCGATTTCGAGCGCGTCATTATTGAAACCACCGGTTTGGCAGACCCCGGTCCCGTGGCGCAGACGTTTTTCATGGACGACGAGGTTGCCGAACAGTACTTGCTGGACGCGGTGGTGACCCTGGTAGATGCCAAACACGCCGCCCAGCAGTTCAACGACCGCCAGGAAGCCCGCCGCCAAGTGGGTTTTGCAGACCAGATTTTCATCAGCAAGGCAGACTTGGCCACCGGGCAAGAGGTGGATGCGCTAACCCACCGCCTCAAGCACATGAACCCACGCGCACCCGTGCGCACGGCCAACTTTGGCGACGTGAAGCTGAGTGAGGTGCTGGACCTGCGCGGCTTTAACCTCAACGCCAAGCTAGACATTGATCCAGACTTTTTAAAGGCTGACGACCACCACGCTCACAGCCATGGGCATGACCACGATCACAACCATGAGCACGGTGAGCACTGCAGCCACCCCTCGCACCAACACGACGGTGAGGGTGGCCATGGCCACCATCATCACCATGACGACGACGTTAAAAGCTTTGTATACCGATCACAGCGCGCGTTTGACCCTGCCAAGCTAGAAGACTTTTTGGGTGCTATCGTCAACATATACGGCCCGCGCATGCTGCGCTACAAAGGCGTGCTCAATATGCAGGGCACCAGCCGCAAGGTCATCTTCCAAGGGGTGCACCAGCTTATGGGCAGCGACTTGGGGCCGGAATGGGCTGAGGGCGAGCAGCGCGAAAGCAAAATGGTTTTTATTGGCATTGACTTACCCAAAGACATACTCATTCAAGGCCTAGACCAGTCGCTGATCTAGCCTCTTTAACCCCAGCATTGCTGACGCACTGTTAACTTGGGGTTAAGCCCAAATTTGAACTGTCAGAGAAACCGGGTATAACAACGCCTGCGTGATTTGAGCAGCCAACTGACGATAGGAGACAGACTGTGAAGCCTGGTAACAAGAAAACAGCTACAAAAACACCGGTAAAGGGCAAGGCCAGCGCGCCTGCTAAAAAGTCCGCCAAGCAGCCTGTAAAACCTGCCAAATCAGCCGTGGCGGTCAAAAAGCCAGTCGCCAAAAAAGCAGTTGCGCCTAAAGTGGTAGCCAAAAAAGCGGCGGCCAAGCCAGTAGCTAAGAAGGCGCCAGCCAAAAAGCCGGCAGCCAAGCCCGTTGCCAAGAAAGTGACAAAAGTGGCTGTGAAAGCACCCACAAAAGCACCTGCGAAGGCGTCTGCAAAAGCACCGGCAAAAACTACAGCCAAGCCCACAGCCAAAGCGGTGGCTAAAAAGCCAGCCGTCAAAGCGCCCGTAAAGGTATCTGCCAAGTCCGTCGCCAAGGTGCCGGCAAAAGCAGCTGCCAAGACCATGCCCAAAGCTGCCGCCAAAAAACCGGCCGCCAAGGCGCCGGCCAAGGCTGCGCCCAAGACCGCGGTTAAACCTGCAGCAAAACCTGCGGCCAAACCGGCCGCTAAAGCAACACCTGCCAAGCCTGCTGCCAAGGCCGAGGTGAAAGCGCCTGCGCCAGCGGCCAAAAAGCCCGGCAAGGTGATTACCAAAATGCCAGAGGGCAAGACTGGGCGCAAACGCCCCAGCAGCAAGCCCATTGCACCCAGCATGACCGAGGCTGAAATGGCTCCGTCGCATGACCCCGGTGCAGTTAAAGCCACATTTATTTCAGATCAAAAACCCGCCATGAACATGCCTTCCTACGTGCCAGTTAAAAAAGACCCCAAACGGGCTAACAACTGGAAGACCGTTGAGCTCGCCCAGCTCACAGACGCCGATATGCTTGCCATGCCCGAAGGCGAGTACATGAACAAGGTGCAAATGGCCTACTTCCGTGCCAAGCTGGTACAGCTCAAGCAGGACATCTTGGCCAACGCCGGTGAGACCACCGAGCACCTGCGCGAAGACACCGTTGTCGTGCCAGACCCCGCAGACCGCGCCACCATTGAAGAAGAGCACGCCCTGGAGCTGCGCACCCGTGACCGCGAGCGCAAGTTGCTCAAGAAAATCGAGCAGTCCATCATGCGCATTGATGCGGATGACTACGGCTTTTGCGACGAAACAGGTGAGGCCATTGGTGTGGGCCGCTTGCTGGCGCGCCCCACGGCCACCTTGTCCTTAGAGGCCCAACAACGCCGTGAGCTCAAGCAGAAAATGTTTGGTGACTGAACACCAAACGCTTTTTTACTTCACCACCGCTATCTCACCCACAAACTGATAGCCCTTTTGCCTGTGCGTAATCAGCACAGGCTCAGGGAAGTTGGCCGAGCGTATCTTGTCGCGCAAGCGGTTGATGAGCACGTCCAAGCGTCTACCCGTGTAGTCGTCGGGGTCGCCCCATATGGCCCGTTCAATGCGCAGGCGCTCACACAGCTGCTCTGGTGCTTGCGACAGCATGTGCAGCAAGTCAGTCTCCTGGCTGGTGAGCTCAAGCGTTTGCTGGCTGGGTGTTAGCAGTCTGCGTGTAGCGTTGTGCAAGGTCCATGTGGCACGCGCAGGGCGCATGCGCTGGGTGAGCCGATGCAGTTGTGCGGCCAGCTCAGCGGCCTCTACTGGCTTGCTGATGTACAAATCAGCGCCTGCCGCATAGCCGCGCATGCGGTCCTCGCCACTCACTCTGGCGCTGAGCATCACCAAACGTATATCGCCGTTGTGCTGCAGTTCCTGGGCCAGGTCGTTACCACTGCCGTCTGGTAGTCCTACATCCAGCACGGCCACGTCAAAGGCTTGTGCGTTCAGCAGGCTGCGCGCTTGCGCCAGTGTGTGAGCCACGGTTATGTCTATGCCTTCTTGAGACAAGTTAAAGGCGGTTTCTTCGGCCAAGTCGGGGTGGTCTTCGACCAACAACACGCGCGGCGGTATGGGTTTGTTCATGCTGCTTCAGCCTCAGCGCTGGGTATGCGCATCTCAAAAATATTGCGGTCTTCGGCGTATCGCACACTGGCCTCGCCTTGGTGGGCGCGTGCAATGGTGCGACTGGCCCACAAGCCCACGCCGCGCGTGCTGTCTCGCGTGCCAGAGCTAAAGCGTCCGAATATGGCCTGGTGTAAGTGGCTTGGTATGGGCTGGCCAGCACTGCTCACAGACAGCACGCAGTGGCCAACGTCTTGCACCACAGTCAGTTGCACGGCCTGGTCGGCATCACCATGTTCTAGTGCATTGCGCAACAAGTTGTCCAGCGCTAAGCGTATGAGCGCGGGGTCTGCCAGCAGGCTTGCGCTGCTGCCGTCCCATTGCACGCGGGCCTGGTCTTCAGGCGTCATGGCTGCAAAGATGTCACGAATGACGCTGGACGCTTGTATGCGTTGACGCTGTAATGCAGCGCTTTGCGTGTGCACCGAGTGCTGGTTGAGCATGGCCGTTACCAGCTGGTTCACACGCTGTGTGCTGACGCTGATTTTCGCCATGCGTGACAACACTTGTTCGTCGCTGCTAACGCGCTCAACGCTTTGCCGGCAGGCGTCTATGACTGACAAGGGTGTTTTAAGCTCGTGCGCCATCATGGTCACCCAGTCGGTTTGCGCAGCGTGCATCTCACCTTGCAGCACCATGCGTTGCGCACTCATGTGTGCGTGGTTCTGCGCCTGTTGCGCTTGCCATACCGTCTGCTTGTGTTCACCCACTACAAACGGAATAAGCATTAACAGGTACAACGCACTAGAGCTTTGTGCAATGTGGCTCAACACAGCTGGGTGTGCCAATTCAAGTCCAAACAAGTTGAGCACCAGTGGAATATGTAGCGCCACCAAACTGGCGTAAGGCACGACCAGCCAGGCGCTGACAGCGCGCAGCCGCCACACCACATGGGCTACCAAGCTTAGGGTGATCAACGGCAATATGGCACCTGTCAACACGTTGACCAGCAAGGCCTTGGCGTGCAGTGGCGTAAATGCCAGCAAGCCCAGCATCGCGCAAATGTAAGACACGCCACGCAGCACGCGGCCTGTTATGGGCATGTTGGTGCGCAGGTTCAGTACATACGCCGTTAGCCAAGCGTGGCTGCCCACATAAAAGCCTACGCAAGCACTCAGCAGTGAAGAGCCAAAAGGGTTTCTGAGCGCAGGCACCAAAGACCACCAGCCGTTTGATGCGCTGATATAAGCCATCACAACCAGGCTCACTATAGAAAACACCAGGTAAGTTTGCAGGCGCGTGTTAAGCCACAGTATCAGGGCGGCAACGGCAACAACAAAGCCAATGCCAGCCAGCGCACCTGTCACCAATGAGGCCGTGCGGCTGCTCATCATGGCTTGGCCGATGCTTTGTACCGATGGCTCTAGCAGCAGTGAGCTGGTAGACGCTACGCGCACATACACCTGTGCTTGCTGGTTGGGTTGCAGTGTGAGCAACATGTTGGGGCGCAAATCGGCCACTGCGCGCATGTCCCAGTCATGCGTATCCCCTTGTACAGACTGCAGCCACTGTTGGCCATTGATTTGCGCGGCTGGTGTTGGCTTGCCCAAGCTGGCGTTCAGCGTGCTGGGCCAAAAGAAATGCACGTCGTCCAAAAACGTGGGTCCCACACTGAGCAGCTGCTCTTGCGCCAAGGCTGATGTGTTGCGCAAGGTCAAGCGCAGCCACACGGCGGTGTCGCCGTAGCCGTTGGCCACCCAAAAGCGCTTGCTCGTAGCCCAGTCTGTGCGCGCTGCAACCTGGGCCAGACTGGCGTGCGTTGGCACGCCTTTCAGGGCTTCAAGCTGGGTGGTCACGCTGGCTGGTGCGGTCTCGCTTTGTGCCCAGGCATTGCCCAGCATGCAGCACAGCGCAAAAGCAACAAAAGTTGCAATTTGTCGTTTTAAATCAACAAGTTGCTGAATATTTGCCGTGAATTTTCTGTACATTGGCACAATGGGATTGGTTGTAATGCGTTCTGAAAGCCGCCGTGAAACGACCATTTATGATTTGTTTAAACAATCGGGCTTCGCGCTTGTACGCGAACCAGTTTGCCGACCATGTTCACCCCAACTCACTGCTTTTCGGCTTCAAACTGTTAACGCGTAGTGTAGGCGCGCTGGCGTACTCACCTCAAGTGCTTTAAACACATGGCCGCCAGAGCGTATACCGATGGTGCTTGCAATATGTATACACGCTTTGGCGCTCAGACTAGCGCAGCCTGACCCCACCACGTCTGCGCCCACATGCAGTGCAATTTTGAATTGCTTCAAAAGCATTCAAAAACCCTAACAACTCACTTCCATTGCAATTTGTAAGTTGTTCATTTTTAACCACTTTTTATATTGAAGATTGGCCGCGCAACCTCACTAAGTCATTGATTCCATTGAAAAAAACTCGTTAAACCGCTTGCATGGCAACAAAATCCTGATAAAGTGTCAAAAAGTGCAATTAGTGGTGAAAAGTGTTTTTCAAGGATTGATTACGGTGTTTCAAGGGGCTTCATCTTTAAATCTCGATGCCAAGGGGCGGCTGTCAGTGCCTACCCGGTATCGCGACGCGTTGCAAAGCGACGCGCAAGGATGCCTCACGATTACAAAACACCCGCATGGTTGCTTGATGGTGTTTCCCCGCCCGGCTTGGGAAGAGTTTCGTGGCCGCATTGCCGCCTTGCCCATGCAGGCGCAGTGGTGGAAGCGCATTTTCCTGGGCAACGCTTCAGACGTAGAGATGGATGGCACTTCGCGTGTGCTGATCTCGCCAGAGCTGCGCGCCGCCTCCGGCATAGAAAAAGACGTGATGCTGCTGGGCATGGGCAGCTATTTTGAATTGTGGGATGGCCGCGCTTACGCTCACCAAGAGGCGCAGGCCATGAAGGGCGATATGCCCGATGTGTTCAAAGACTTCTCCTTCTAAGGCGCAGCTTTGAATACGTCCTGGTCTCACGAAACCGTTTTGTTGCACGAAGCGGTAGATGCCCTAAACATAAAGCCCGATGGTCGTTATATCGATGCCACTTTTGGGCGCGGTGGGCATTCGGCGCTGATTCTCAAGCACTTGGGTGAGCAAGGCAGTTTGTTGGGCGTAGACCGCGATCCACAAGCCGTTGAGCACGCCAACACGTGGAGCGATACGCGCTTTGCCATTCGCCACCAGGCTTTTCACACCATTGCCGATTTGCCAGACGCCAGCGTTGACGGCCTGTTAATGGACTTGGGTGTGAGCTCGCCGCAGCTGGACGATGGTTCGCGCGGTTTTTCGTTTCGCAAAGACGGCCCGCTAGACATGCGCATGGACACCACGCGCGGCATCAGTGTTGCCGACTGGTTAAAAGATGCTCCCCTAACTGAAATAACGGAGGTGATTCGTGAATATGGCGAAGAACGGTTTGCTGTACAGATTTCAAAGGCGATTGATCGCTGCCGACAGGAGCGGGGCGCTATTCGAACCACCCTCGAGCTGGCCCAAGTCGTGGCTGGCGCGGTCAAAACCCGCGAGCCGGGCAAGGATCCTGCAACGCGGACATTTCAGGCTTTTCGGATTTTCATCAACGCCGAGCTTGAGGAGTTGCAACAAGCGCTAGAGGCCTCTTTAAGTCTGCTAAAGCCCGACGGCCGCTTGGTGGTGATCAGCTTTCACTCGTTGGAAGACCGCATTGTGAAGCAGTTTATTGCCAGGCACGCGCGCGAGGTGGTGGACCGCAAAGCACTGTTTGCACCGCCTGCGCCACTCAGGTTGGAGGCCTTGGGTCGTGTGAAAGCCAGCGCTCAAGAGGTGGCGGTCAACCCCCGCTCACGCAGTGCGGTGATGCGCGTAGCCAAACGTACAGAGGTGGCGCTTTGATACGCGTGAACGCCGTGCTGGTCATTGCCGTCTTGGCGACGGCTTTTACGCTGGTCAACACGCAGTACCAGTCAAGGCGTTTGTACAACGAGGTTGACCAAGCCTCATCGACTGCGCGCCAACTCGCCAGCGACTTTGAATCCTTGCGTGTGCAGCGCCGCGGCGAAGCCGCGCCCGGACGTGTGCAAACCATAGCCGCCAAACGTCTGGGCATGCGAGCGCCAGACCCAAGCATTACCGAGTACGTGAGCACGCCTGGTGCGCCAACTGCAGCGCAAAGCGGGGCTGCGCAATGAGTACCAGTCGCCACACCATTGCCTACAGTGCCAGCCCGTTGTTGGCCAGTCGCACACCTGTGTGGCGCAGCCGCTTTGTGCTGGCAATGTTGGGTGTGGCCTTTGTGGGGCTTGCCGGGCGCGCCGTATACGTGCAAGTGATAGGCAACGACTTTTTTCAAAAGCAAGGCGAGGCACGCTTTGCCCGCACCATTGAGCTGCCACCCAGCAGAGGTCGAGTGCTGGACCGCAACGGTTTGATACTGGCCAGCAGCGTGCCAGCCTATGGCATTTGGGTAGACGGCGGTGACGCTGCAAGCCCCAAAATTGGCGAGTTGGCCAAGTTGTTGGGTATGAGCAAAAGTACTGTTGCAGCGCGTATCAAGAGCTCCAGCGGTGGTTTTGTGTATATCAAACGCCAAGTAGACGAGGCCACGCGCGAGCGCATCAAGGCGCTGGGTATCAAGGGTGTGTCCGACACCAAGGAGTACAAGCGCCAATACCCGGAGGGTGCGGCCGCTGCACACGTGGTGGGATTCACCAACATTGAAAACAAAGGCTTGGAGGGCGTGGAGCTGGCGTTTAATACCCAGCTGTCTGGCCATGCTGGTTCACGTCGCGTGATCAAGGACAGGGCCGGCGCCATCATTGAGGACTTGCGTGACATCGTCCCCGCCGTGAATGGCCAAGATGTGCAGCTGTCCATTGATAGCAAAGTGCAGTTTTTTGCCTATGACCAGCTGCGTAATGCGGTGACCGCACACAATGCCAAAAGCGGCAGCGCCGTGGTGTTGGACGCACAAAGCGGCGAAGTGCTGGCCATGGCCAACTACCCCAGCTACGACCCCAGCGACAGGCGGCAGCTAACAGGTGCGTTGTTGCGCAACCGCGCCATCACAGACACCTTTGAGCCCGGCTCAACCATCAAGCCGTTTGCTGTGGCATTGGCTTTGCAACGCGGCACAGTAACGCCGCAAACCAAATTCCAAACCGCGCCGGGCTACATTGAAATTGGCCGCCATCGTATCAGCGACTCACACGAACACGGCGTGTTGAGCGTGGCGCAAATTGTCGAGAAATCCAGCAACGTGGGTACGGTCAAGATTGCCATGGACTTGCCTGCGCAAGCCATGTGGCAAACCTTTACCGAAGTGGGTATTGGGCAAAAGCCCATAGTGCCCTTTCCGGGTGCGGCCGCGGGCAGACTGCGCAGCTACGAGTCTTGGCGCACGGTGGAAAAAGCCACCATGAGTTACGGCTATGGCCTGTCTGCCTCCTTGTTTCAGTTGGCGCGTGCCTATACGGTGTTTGCCCGCAATGGCGACATGGCACCCATCACCATGCTGAAAAGCACCAAGCCTGTCACGGGCATACCTGTGTTCACGCCTGAAGTGGCAAGGCAAATGCGTGACATGCTGGTCCTGGCCACTGGCGATGAAGGCACGGCCCCAAAAGCGCAAACCCTGGGCTACTCGGTAGCCGGTAAAACCGGTACGGCGCGCAAGGTTGAAGGCAAAAATTACGTACAGAAGTACCACGCATTTTTTGTGGGCTATGCACCAGCCGACAAGCCGCGCGTGGTGGTGGCCGTGATGATTGACGAGCCGCGCAAAGGCCAGTTTTATGGTGGCTTGGTGGCCGCACCTGTGTTTAGCCAAACCGTTCAAAACACGCTGCGCATCATGGGTTTGCAGCCCGATCAAGCGGTGCAGCCCAATATCAACGCAGTGGGTGTGGAGGAGTCGTTTTGAACGCAGCCGCACAACACACGCTAGACACACCGCAAGCCGTGGTGCAGTGGTTGCACGCGCGCAAGGTACAGCAGTTGTGCGCTGATAGCCGGGCTGTTGAGACTGGCGATGCCTTTGTGGCGTGGCCTGGCTATGCCACCGATGCCCGCGCTTTTGTTGCCGGCGCATTTTCAAAAGGCGCGGTTGCGGCATTGGTAGAGGCACGTGACGCAGCCAATAGCGCGTTGCCAGTGGCGCTGCTGGATGACGCGCGCGTTGCTTTGGTCAGTGGCCTGAAGACCATGTGCGGCGATATTGCAAGCCTGTTTTATCAGCAGCCCAGCGGCCAGTTGAACGTGGTGGCCGTGACCGGTACCAACGGTAAAACATCCACCACATGGTGGTTGGCACAAGCGCTAAGCGCCGCTGGCCAGGACTGTGGCCTGGTAGGCACCTTGGGTGTGGGTAGTATGCGCAACCTGGCTCAAACAGGGCTGACCACGCCAGATCCCATTCGTTTGCAGCAAACGCTGCGCAGTTTGGTGGACCAAGGTGTTGCAGCATGTGCGATAGAGGCATCCAGCATTGGCCTGGCTGAGGCGCGCATGGCGGGCACTGCAGTGCGTGTGGCGGTATTTACCAATTTGTCGCAAGACCACCTGGACTACCACGCCAACATGGACAACTACTGGCAAGCCAAGCGCGCCTTGTTTAACTGGCCAGGCCTGCAAGCCGCCGTTGTGAACATAGACGACGCACATGGTGCAGCCTTGGCTCAAGAGTTGGCGGGCCAGCTGGATGTGTGGACGATTGGCCTGGCAGCACAAAATGGTGTCGTACAACAGCCTCGCTTGATAGGGCACAACATACGCGCTACGCCAACAGGCACAGCCTTTGACGTGAGCGAATACAAAGACGCCCAGTTGCTTGAAACGCATAGTCTGGACTTGCCCATAGTGGGCAACTACAACGTGAGCAACATGCTTGGCGTGCTGGCCAGCATGCGCGCGCTGGGCATTGACTTGGCCGCCGCGTGCGCCAGTAGCCACAACCTGGAGGCAGTGCCCGGGCGCATGCAGTTGGTAGACGTTGGCCGCTCAGACATCAGTGTGCTGGTGGACTATGCCCACACCCCTGACGCATTGGTGCAGGCACTGCAAGCCGTGCGCCCCATGGTGCAGGGCAATGGTCAGCGCCTGTGGTGTGTGATGGGTTGTGGTGGTGACAGAGACACCGGTAAACGCGCACCTATGGCGCAAGCTGCGCTAGATTATGCAGACGCCGTGGTGTTTACCAGCGACAACCCGCGCACCGAGGAGCCGCAAACCATTGTTGACCAGCTCATGAGTGCAGCCTTGGCGCACGATCCAGCCAGCAGCAAAACCGTGTTGCAACAAGTCGACCGTGCACAAGCCATTGCCACGGCCGTGGCCAAAGCCAATAGAGGTGACGTGTTGCTGATCGCCGGCAAGGGCCACGAAGACTACCAGGAAATTGCTGGCGTTCGCATGCCATTTTCAGATGTGCAAGTGGCCAGTGCCGCTCTGCGTAGCTTGCGTCCAACAGGAGGCCTGCAATGAGTGTCTTGCAGGCCCAACACCCAGTGGCGCTGCTGGCGCAGTTGCCAAATGCCGTCATGGTTGACCAGGCGCGCGTGGATGACTGGTTGCGCAACTTGCCCGCTGATAGTTCTGTCGCGCGTGTGCACAGCGATACGCGCAGTTTGCAAGCTGCCGATTGCTTTGTAGCCCTGAAAGGCGAGCGTTTTGACGCGCACAGTTACTTGCCACAAGTCAGCAGCGCTGGCGTGCAAGTCGCATTGGCCAGCCACGGTTTGGCCCAGGCCAACCTGGCCGGTGCACAAGTGCCAGACACCCGACAAGCCCTGGGGCAGTGGGCTGGCCTGTGGCGCAACACCTTGGACTTGCCGCTGATTGCGGTCACCGGCAGCAACGGCAAAACCACGGTGACGCAAATGGTGGCGTCCATATTGCGCGCAGCGCATGGCGACAAGGCCTTGGCAACTGCAGGCAACTTCAACAACGACATTGGTGTGCCTCTGACGCTGCTGCGCTTGCGCAAGTATCACGCCAGTGCTGTGGTTGAGCTGGGCATGAACCACCCCGGTGAAATAGCTGGTTTGGCTGCGATGGCCAAGCCTACCGTGGCCTTGGTAAACAACGCACAGCGCGAGCATTTGGAGTTTATGCACAGCGTCGATGCGGTCGCTGCAGAAAACGCCTGCGTGTTTGGTGCGCTGGCCTCGCACGGCGCCGCCGTGTTTCCGTCTGACGACCATTACACCCACAGTTGGCGCGATGCCGTGCAAGCCTTGGACCGTGACTGTCAGGTGTGGACGTTCTCGGACAAAGACCAAGACGCCACCGTATTTGGCAAGGCCACATGGCTGGGCTCGGCATGGAGCGTGCAGATGATAACGCCAATGGGCGAACTCAGCACCTGCGTGGCTTTGGCCGGTCAACACAATGTGCGCAACGCTTTGGCCGCAGCTGCTTGCGCCCTAGCCAGCGGCGTATCGCTTGCGGCTGTGGACCAGGGTTTAAAAGCCTTTAAGGCAGTAAGTGGTCGCTCACGCGCTGCGTTGTTGCGACGCGGCGCGCAAACCGTAGGCCTGGTCGATGACACCTACAACGCCAACCCAGACTCTGTGCAAGCCGCCCTGTCTGTGTTGGCTGCCATGCCTGCACCACGCTGGCTGGTATTGGGCGACATGGGCGAGGTAGGCGAGCAAGGTCTGGCTTACCACCAGGAGGTGTTGCAAACAGCACTCGGCGCAGGCATTGAACGTATAGACGTGGCGGGCGACTGGTGGCAGCAAGTGGTGCAGCAAGCAGGCCCAACCCAGTCGCTTGTGCAGTGGCATGCCAACGTCGATGAACTCGCCAAGGCCGCACCGCAGCTGGGTGGGCAAGCAGCCAGTGTGCTGGTGAAAGGTTCACGCTTTATGCGCATGGAGCGCGTGGTGCAAAGCCTGGAACACGCGTGGCCCACCGAAGGCCCGGCAGATACAGAACAACAGGAAGGAGCGGCTCATGCTGCTTAATTTGGCAGATTGGCTACAAGGCCTGTCCCCTCATTTTGGATTTTTACGGGTGTTCCAGTACCTCACGTTCAGGGCGGTGATGGCCGCGCTGACTGCGTTGCTGATTGGTTTGGTTGCAGGTCCTGCCGTCATTCGCCGCCTGAGCGCCTTGAAAATAGGCCAGCCCATTCGCGACTACGCCATGCAAACCCACCTCATTAAAAGTGGCACACCCACCATGGGCGGTGTGTTGATTTTGCTGGCCATCACGCTGTCCACCTTGCTGTGGTCACACTGGAACAACCGCTTTATGTGGATTGTGCTCATTGTTACCTTGGCATTTGGCGCCATTGGCTGGGTTGATGATTGGCGCAAAGTGGTCGCCAAAGACCCAGAGGGCATGCGTTCGCGCGAGAAGTACATGTGGCAGTCGCTCATAGGCTTGCTGGCCGCGCTGGCCTTGGTCTTTAGTATTTCTGAAGGCTCCAACGCACGCGTGTGGGAGTTGTTTGTCACCTGGGTGCAATCTGGCTTTAACGTGGACTTGCCGTCCACCGCCAGTTTGCAAGTGCCGTTCTTCAAGTCTGTGACTTACCCATTGGGTGTGCTTGGCTTTGTGGTGCTGACCTACTTGGTGATTGTGGGCTCAAGCAACGCGGTCAACTTGACCGACGGGCTGGACGGCTTGGCCATCATGCCTGTCGTCATGGTGGGCTCTGCAT
It encodes the following:
- a CDS encoding DsrE family protein; this encodes MGLALGLGATAHADEPVKVVYHLSDGVEQAARAMQNIKNHLAADPSAKIVVVGHGKGIDFMLLDAQTPKGGKFEGLVSGLAAQGVEFAACNNTLVGRNIDASALLLEVKVVPSGVAEVARLQAKQGYVYIRP
- a CDS encoding GTP-binding protein, which encodes MSLIPATILTGFLGSGKTTLLKRVLSEAHGQKIAVIENEFGEENIDNEILVSDTTENIIQMSNGCVCCTIRDDLRTTLQDLAEKRRKGELDFERVIIETTGLADPGPVAQTFFMDDEVAEQYLLDAVVTLVDAKHAAQQFNDRQEARRQVGFADQIFISKADLATGQEVDALTHRLKHMNPRAPVRTANFGDVKLSEVLDLRGFNLNAKLDIDPDFLKADDHHAHSHGHDHDHNHEHGEHCSHPSHQHDGEGGHGHHHHHDDDVKSFVYRSQRAFDPAKLEDFLGAIVNIYGPRMLRYKGVLNMQGTSRKVIFQGVHQLMGSDLGPEWAEGEQRESKMVFIGIDLPKDILIQGLDQSLI
- the dksA gene encoding RNA polymerase-binding protein DksA, producing MPKAAAKKPAAKAPAKAAPKTAVKPAAKPAAKPAAKATPAKPAAKAEVKAPAPAAKKPGKVITKMPEGKTGRKRPSSKPIAPSMTEAEMAPSHDPGAVKATFISDQKPAMNMPSYVPVKKDPKRANNWKTVELAQLTDADMLAMPEGEYMNKVQMAYFRAKLVQLKQDILANAGETTEHLREDTVVVPDPADRATIEEEHALELRTRDRERKLLKKIEQSIMRIDADDYGFCDETGEAIGVGRLLARPTATLSLEAQQRRELKQKMFGD
- a CDS encoding response regulator transcription factor, producing MNKPIPPRVLLVEDHPDLAEETAFNLSQEGIDITVAHTLAQARSLLNAQAFDVAVLDVGLPDGSGNDLAQELQHNGDIRLVMLSARVSGEDRMRGYAAGADLYISKPVEAAELAAQLHRLTQRMRPARATWTLHNATRRLLTPSQQTLELTSQETDLLHMLSQAPEQLCERLRIERAIWGDPDDYTGRRLDVLINRLRDKIRSANFPEPVLITHRQKGYQFVGEIAVVK
- a CDS encoding ATP-binding protein, translating into MLGNAWAQSETAPASVTTQLEALKGVPTHASLAQVAARTDWATSKRFWVANGYGDTAVWLRLTLRNTSALAQEQLLSVGPTFLDDVHFFWPSTLNASLGKPTPAAQINGQQWLQSVQGDTHDWDMRAVADLRPNMLLTLQPNQQAQVYVRVASTSSLLLEPSVQSIGQAMMSSRTASLVTGALAGIGFVVAVAALILWLNTRLQTYLVFSIVSLVVMAYISASNGWWSLVPALRNPFGSSLLSACVGFYVGSHAWLTAYVLNLRTNMPITGRVLRGVSYICAMLGLLAFTPLHAKALLVNVLTGAILPLITLSLVAHVVWRLRAVSAWLVVPYASLVALHIPLVLNLFGLELAHPAVLSHIAQSSSALYLLMLIPFVVGEHKQTVWQAQQAQNHAHMSAQRMVLQGEMHAAQTDWVTMMAHELKTPLSVIDACRQSVERVSSDEQVLSRMAKISVSTQRVNQLVTAMLNQHSVHTQSAALQRQRIQASSVIRDIFAAMTPEDQARVQWDGSSASLLADPALIRLALDNLLRNALEHGDADQAVQLTVVQDVGHCVLSVSSAGQPIPSHLHQAIFGRFSSGTRDSTRGVGLWASRTIARAHQGEASVRYAEDRNIFEMRIPSAEAEAA
- the mraZ gene encoding division/cell wall cluster transcriptional repressor MraZ; protein product: MFQGASSLNLDAKGRLSVPTRYRDALQSDAQGCLTITKHPHGCLMVFPRPAWEEFRGRIAALPMQAQWWKRIFLGNASDVEMDGTSRVLISPELRAASGIEKDVMLLGMGSYFELWDGRAYAHQEAQAMKGDMPDVFKDFSF